In the Mycolicibacter sp. MU0102 genome, one interval contains:
- a CDS encoding HpcH/HpaI aldolase/citrate lyase family protein, which translates to MSTGPAWLFCPADRPERYGKAAAVADVVILDLEDGVAAADRPAAREALRSTPLDPERTVVRVNPAGTEDQARDLEALADTAYTTVMLAKTESAAQVAALAPRQVVALIETPRGAVFCAEIAAAQQCVAMMWGAEDLVAAMGGGSSRHDQSGSQGRYRDVARHVRSSVLLAASTFGRAALDAVYLNIGDLDGLKAEALDGAAVGFAATVCIHPSQIAVVRDAYRPAPERVDWARRVLAAAQTERGVFAFEGQMVDSPVLRHAEAILRRAD; encoded by the coding sequence GTGAGCACCGGTCCGGCCTGGCTGTTCTGCCCGGCGGATCGCCCGGAGCGATACGGCAAAGCGGCCGCGGTCGCCGACGTGGTGATCCTCGACCTGGAAGACGGGGTGGCCGCCGCGGATCGGCCCGCCGCCCGCGAAGCGCTGCGGAGCACGCCCCTTGACCCGGAGCGGACCGTGGTGCGGGTGAACCCGGCCGGCACCGAGGACCAGGCCCGCGACTTGGAGGCACTGGCCGACACCGCCTACACCACGGTGATGCTGGCCAAGACCGAATCCGCTGCCCAGGTCGCCGCACTGGCGCCGCGGCAGGTGGTGGCCCTGATCGAGACGCCACGCGGCGCGGTGTTCTGCGCCGAGATCGCCGCCGCACAGCAATGCGTCGCGATGATGTGGGGCGCCGAAGATCTGGTCGCGGCCATGGGCGGCGGCTCCAGTCGGCACGACCAATCAGGTTCTCAAGGCCGGTATCGCGATGTGGCCCGCCACGTGCGCTCGAGTGTGTTGTTGGCGGCATCGACCTTCGGCCGGGCCGCGCTGGATGCCGTCTACCTCAACATCGGCGACCTCGACGGGCTCAAAGCCGAAGCACTCGATGGCGCCGCGGTCGGATTCGCTGCTACGGTGTGCATCCACCCGAGCCAGATCGCGGTGGTCCGCGACGCCTATCGGCCCGCCCCGGAACGGGTTGACTGGGCGCGCAGGGTGCTCGCCGCGGCGCAGACCGAGCGCGGGGTGTTCGCGTTCGAAGGACAGATGGTCGACTCCCCGGTACTACGGCACGCGGAAGCCATCCTGCGGCGGGCGGATTGA
- a CDS encoding enolase C-terminal domain-like protein, whose product MRITQIIETPVRLRGEVANALVDFSRHTVSLVAVVSDQIRDGKPVTGVAFNSIGRFAQSGILADRMIPRVLRANPESLLDDAGRIDPARVLTCALADEKPGGHGDRAGAAAALELACWDLNAKLADEPAYRTIAGYFGRDTVPAAVPVYAAGGYYYPGDDSDAGLDRLRSEIRGYLDLGYDAVKMKIGGASTSEDLARVEAVIDIVGSGARVAVDANGRFDEAAAVQWAQALSPFGLRWYEEPGDPLDFALNAAVIEAYDGAVATGENLFSVRDATNLVRYAGMRPSRDIFQMDAGLSYGLTEYARMIEVLEAHGFDRRLAFPHGGHLINLHIVVALGLGGCESYPGVFAPFGGYSPGCVLAEGTIAPTDAPGFGLEEKPDLAAVIADLVG is encoded by the coding sequence ATGCGCATCACCCAGATCATCGAGACACCGGTGCGCTTGCGCGGCGAGGTCGCCAACGCCTTGGTGGATTTCTCCCGGCACACGGTGTCACTGGTCGCGGTGGTCAGCGATCAGATCCGCGACGGGAAGCCGGTGACCGGAGTCGCGTTCAATTCGATCGGCCGATTCGCCCAGAGCGGCATCCTGGCCGACCGGATGATCCCGCGGGTGCTGCGCGCAAACCCCGAGTCGCTGCTTGACGATGCCGGTCGGATCGATCCCGCTCGGGTGCTGACTTGTGCGCTGGCAGACGAAAAGCCCGGCGGGCACGGCGATCGGGCCGGTGCGGCGGCCGCACTGGAGCTGGCGTGCTGGGATCTCAACGCCAAGCTCGCCGACGAGCCCGCCTACCGCACCATTGCCGGGTATTTCGGCCGCGACACCGTTCCCGCGGCTGTCCCGGTGTATGCCGCCGGCGGCTACTACTACCCGGGCGATGATTCGGACGCTGGCCTGGATCGGCTGCGCAGCGAGATCCGCGGCTATCTCGATCTGGGCTACGACGCGGTCAAGATGAAGATCGGCGGCGCGTCGACGAGCGAGGACCTGGCGCGCGTCGAGGCCGTGATCGACATTGTCGGCAGCGGGGCCCGAGTCGCCGTGGACGCCAATGGCCGGTTCGACGAGGCCGCCGCGGTGCAGTGGGCACAGGCGCTGAGCCCGTTTGGCCTGCGTTGGTACGAAGAGCCCGGTGACCCGCTCGATTTCGCGTTGAATGCCGCGGTCATTGAGGCCTACGACGGCGCCGTCGCCACCGGAGAGAACCTGTTCTCGGTGCGCGATGCGACCAACTTGGTTCGCTACGCCGGTATGCGGCCGAGCCGCGACATCTTCCAGATGGACGCCGGACTCAGCTATGGGCTGACCGAATACGCCCGGATGATCGAGGTTCTCGAGGCGCACGGCTTTGATCGTCGCTTGGCCTTCCCGCACGGCGGGCACCTGATCAATCTGCACATCGTGGTCGCGCTGGGCCTGGGCGGCTGCGAGTCCTATCCCGGGGTGTTCGCACCGTTCGGCGGCTATTCGCCGGGTTGTGTGCTGGCCGAGGGCACCATCGCGCCGACCGACGCGCCGGGTTTCGGGCTGGAGGAGAAGCCCGATCTGGCTGCCGTGATTGCCGACCTGGTGGGATGA
- a CDS encoding ketopantoate reductase family protein — protein MKIAVIGCGAMGSIYAAKLAAAGNDVLAVDRSSAHVDAIVAGGLRISGPQPDQVVPMRAATTAPAEPMDLVVLAVKAADVATGANQALPLLGENTPVLTIQNGLGSADTVADIVGAGRVAVGIASGFGASRPAPGHVHHNAMRAVRFGAYAALPFSTVDQIARVWSEAGFDAAAVADIAAMQWEKLICNAAYSAPCALTGMTVGQVMDDADMGPVSRATATEAWTVARAAGIGIDVADPVEHVRAFGAQMPNAKPSALLDHLARRVSEIDVINGAVVRTAVQVGEHAPVNSTLTALVKAVERQWSTPQG, from the coding sequence ATGAAGATAGCGGTCATCGGTTGCGGCGCCATGGGTTCCATCTATGCCGCCAAGTTGGCGGCGGCCGGCAATGACGTGCTGGCCGTGGACCGGTCAAGCGCGCACGTCGACGCCATCGTCGCGGGCGGCCTGCGGATCAGCGGACCGCAGCCCGACCAGGTGGTTCCCATGCGGGCGGCCACCACCGCGCCGGCCGAGCCGATGGATCTGGTGGTGCTGGCGGTTAAGGCCGCCGACGTCGCCACCGGGGCCAATCAGGCACTGCCGCTGCTCGGCGAGAACACTCCGGTGTTGACCATCCAGAACGGACTCGGGTCGGCCGACACCGTTGCCGACATCGTCGGCGCAGGCCGAGTGGCGGTGGGCATCGCCAGCGGATTCGGGGCCTCGCGTCCCGCCCCGGGGCATGTGCACCACAACGCGATGCGCGCCGTCCGGTTCGGCGCCTATGCGGCGCTGCCGTTTTCGACTGTCGACCAGATCGCTCGGGTGTGGTCGGAGGCGGGATTCGACGCGGCCGCGGTCGCCGACATCGCCGCCATGCAGTGGGAGAAGCTCATCTGCAACGCCGCCTACAGTGCGCCGTGCGCGCTGACCGGTATGACGGTGGGCCAGGTCATGGATGACGCAGACATGGGACCGGTCAGCCGCGCCACGGCGACTGAGGCCTGGACTGTGGCCCGGGCCGCTGGGATCGGCATCGACGTGGCAGACCCGGTCGAGCATGTCCGGGCCTTTGGTGCGCAGATGCCGAACGCCAAACCGTCTGCACTGCTGGATCATCTGGCCCGCCGCGTCAGCGAGATCGACGTCATCAACGGCGCCGTGGTGCGCACCGCCGTGCAGGTGGGGGAGCACGCCCCGGTGAACTCCACGCTGACCGCGCTGGTCAAAGCGGTTGAACGTCAGTGGTCCACGCCCCAGGGCTGA
- a CDS encoding class I SAM-dependent methyltransferase has product MTDDKARVDLSGSPQTMLATLYAKALDADLPEPILGDRYAKDVVARIDYDWRKTTITAARSPSVTTRSAHFDGWASRFLAANPDAVVLHLGCGLDARYFRLQPGDGIDWYDIDYPDVAALRRQLLPERPHNHVVAASVTDPAWFAEIPTGRPTLMLGEGLTMYLTEPDGVALLRRVVEHAPSGELQFDAFNWLGIKSQWSNAVVRRSGATLHWAINGPDDILAAVPGTRLLQWERWFESATFAQLPRAYRALGKAMSLIPAVANMSQYHRYAF; this is encoded by the coding sequence ATGACCGATGACAAGGCGCGAGTGGACCTGAGCGGGTCCCCGCAGACCATGCTCGCGACGCTGTACGCCAAGGCGCTGGATGCCGATCTGCCCGAGCCCATCCTGGGTGATCGCTACGCCAAGGACGTGGTCGCACGCATCGACTACGACTGGCGCAAGACCACCATCACCGCGGCTCGCTCACCGTCGGTGACCACCCGCTCGGCACACTTCGATGGCTGGGCTAGCCGATTCCTGGCGGCCAACCCCGACGCCGTAGTGCTGCACCTGGGCTGTGGGCTCGACGCAAGATACTTCCGGCTGCAACCGGGCGATGGAATCGACTGGTATGACATCGACTATCCCGATGTCGCCGCCCTGCGCCGGCAGCTGCTGCCCGAGCGACCGCACAACCACGTGGTGGCGGCGTCGGTCACCGACCCGGCATGGTTCGCCGAAATACCTACCGGCCGCCCAACATTGATGCTCGGCGAAGGCCTGACCATGTACCTCACCGAACCCGACGGGGTGGCGTTGCTGCGCCGGGTCGTCGAGCACGCCCCGAGCGGGGAGCTGCAGTTCGACGCCTTCAATTGGCTGGGCATCAAGTCGCAATGGTCCAACGCGGTGGTGCGCAGATCCGGGGCGACGCTGCACTGGGCGATCAACGGCCCCGACGACATTCTTGCCGCGGTGCCGGGCACCCGGCTCTTGCAATGGGAGCGCTGGTTCGAGTCGGCCACCTTCGCCCAACTGCCGCGCGCCTACCGGGCGCTGGGCAAGGCGATGTCGTTGATCCCGGCGGTGGCGAACATGTCGCAGTATCACCGCTACGCCTTCTGA
- a CDS encoding TetR/AcrR family transcriptional regulator, whose product MTAGPDPAPAGRGRPRDPRTEQAITEAARRLLARDGYDQVSIEAIAREADVSRPTVYRRWPSKTHLVFDAVFGAAEVGDVLTSSGDFEADLRLFVAGVFEFWRAPDVAAAALGILADRHRDPELFIRTQQLLDETTRTAFGVLVRAGIDQGVLDADIDIEIAYDALVGTSFYIAQVLATDTVDAAADRLCTLLLQGMRKKENRDE is encoded by the coding sequence GTGACGGCGGGCCCGGACCCGGCCCCGGCCGGTCGCGGACGCCCGCGCGATCCGCGCACCGAGCAGGCCATCACCGAAGCGGCGCGCCGCCTGCTGGCCCGCGACGGCTACGACCAGGTGTCCATCGAGGCGATCGCCCGCGAGGCAGACGTCAGCCGACCCACCGTCTACCGACGCTGGCCGTCGAAGACGCATCTGGTGTTCGACGCGGTCTTCGGTGCCGCCGAGGTCGGTGACGTGCTGACCAGCTCGGGCGACTTCGAAGCAGACCTGCGCCTATTCGTTGCCGGGGTGTTCGAGTTCTGGCGCGCACCGGACGTGGCAGCCGCGGCGCTGGGCATCCTGGCCGATCGCCACCGCGACCCGGAGCTGTTCATCCGCACCCAACAGTTGCTCGACGAGACGACCCGCACCGCGTTCGGTGTGCTGGTCCGCGCCGGCATCGACCAAGGCGTGCTCGATGCCGACATCGATATCGAGATCGCCTATGACGCCTTGGTGGGCACCAGCTTCTACATCGCCCAAGTCTTGGCCACCGACACCGTCGACGCCGCCGCCGACAGACTGTGCACCTTGCTGCTGCAGGGAATGAGAAAGAAGGAGAACCGGGATGAGTGA
- a CDS encoding DUF1214 domain-containing protein, which yields MSDELSDLSEAFGSLLDEVRAVEQRLLTADPPLEEADVLDGYRWALSLLRVASEAYIWGDADKPILVDVIGPYLKWGGDNSDAFYQLAPVDPSRSYRVTGNRGDAVYLSMTVYGGPDDGRYSDRIIDTINDRDLGCDADGNFEFVLSAQEQQGNWLKLEPDAVFILTRDYLTDPGTDRRVQWKIEALDDTPRRPDSRADLSRRMRAARTWIREQAAMAPVRLPANVLQEPYPVPSRTVGWAAGDAAYSMGAYELQPGEALVIEGTSPECVFWNLCLWNPFLHTYDYTRERVTINGAHVTYAPDGSWQIVISETDPGHPNWVSTAGRSKGLIWLRWFLPEATPDPLTCRVVDVAELAS from the coding sequence ATGAGTGACGAGTTATCGGATCTGTCTGAGGCATTCGGGTCTCTGCTCGACGAGGTCCGTGCCGTCGAGCAACGCCTGCTGACCGCCGATCCGCCGCTGGAGGAGGCCGACGTCCTCGATGGCTACCGATGGGCGTTGAGCCTGCTGCGCGTCGCCTCCGAGGCCTACATCTGGGGCGATGCGGACAAACCGATCCTGGTCGACGTGATCGGCCCCTATCTCAAATGGGGCGGCGACAATTCGGATGCCTTCTACCAGCTGGCGCCAGTCGACCCGAGCCGCAGCTACCGGGTCACCGGCAACCGCGGCGACGCGGTCTATCTGTCCATGACCGTCTACGGCGGGCCCGACGACGGCCGCTACAGCGACCGGATCATCGACACCATCAACGACCGCGACCTCGGTTGCGACGCCGACGGCAACTTCGAATTCGTCCTCAGTGCGCAAGAGCAGCAGGGCAATTGGCTCAAATTGGAGCCCGATGCCGTGTTCATCCTGACCCGCGACTACCTCACCGACCCCGGGACCGATCGGCGGGTGCAGTGGAAGATCGAGGCGCTTGACGACACGCCGCGACGCCCCGACAGCCGGGCCGACCTGAGCCGGCGGATGCGCGCGGCGCGCACCTGGATTCGTGAGCAAGCCGCCATGGCGCCCGTGCGGCTGCCGGCCAACGTGCTGCAGGAGCCCTACCCGGTTCCCAGCCGCACCGTGGGCTGGGCCGCCGGCGATGCGGCCTATTCGATGGGCGCCTACGAACTGCAACCCGGCGAGGCGCTGGTCATCGAAGGGACTTCACCGGAGTGTGTGTTCTGGAATCTGTGCCTGTGGAATCCGTTCCTGCACACCTACGACTACACCCGCGAGCGAGTCACCATCAACGGCGCGCACGTCACTTACGCACCCGACGGGTCCTGGCAGATCGTGATCAGCGAAACCGATCCTGGGCATCCGAACTGGGTGTCCACCGCGGGCCGGTCCAAAGGCCTGATTTGGCTGCGCTGGTTCCTGCCCGAGGCCACCCCCGACCCACTGACCTGCCGGGTCGTCGACGTCGCAGAGCTGGCCTCATGA
- a CDS encoding sulfotransferase family protein, whose protein sequence is MSAATRPGAIRLEDLANPVFPEAAAPMRDGLAGYGAVLQLTPEALLQAATERTGLDNWGDNGFRERLDVLCGSLNAEADLSGVGRAMAFEQLAGHLVNRLRLEGLIAANPEIESIEIERPIIICGLPRTGTTHLHNLIAADPALRYLPYWESMEPVPTPGEPDPQARRDRCAVGLDLINTSMPEFKRMHDMTVDHAHEEIQLLGNDISGMLFECSYFLPTFAQHYKTHDQSASYAYMKRTLQALQWLRGGTRWVLKSPQHLEQFPALYATFPDATFVVTHRDPVEVTRSMATMISYAARMACDKPDPVKISKYWLDRADDLLTGCLRDRDVLPAAQSVDVRFEDFMADEDGTVAAIYELAGQPLDTRAKDAMTQFCVAHPRGRYGAVDYQPADLGLDADEVAERLRAYRNQFVDD, encoded by the coding sequence ATGAGCGCCGCCACCCGCCCGGGCGCCATCCGGCTCGAAGACCTCGCCAACCCGGTCTTTCCCGAGGCCGCCGCCCCGATGCGCGACGGCCTGGCCGGCTACGGCGCGGTCCTGCAACTCACACCGGAAGCCCTGCTGCAGGCCGCAACCGAACGAACTGGCCTCGACAATTGGGGCGACAACGGATTCCGCGAACGCCTCGACGTGCTGTGCGGTTCCCTGAACGCTGAAGCCGACCTGTCCGGCGTCGGCCGGGCAATGGCGTTCGAACAACTGGCCGGCCACCTCGTCAACCGGCTTCGGCTCGAAGGTCTGATCGCGGCGAACCCCGAGATCGAGAGCATCGAGATCGAACGGCCGATCATCATCTGCGGGCTGCCACGCACCGGCACTACCCACCTGCACAACTTGATCGCCGCAGACCCGGCACTGCGCTACCTGCCCTACTGGGAGAGCATGGAGCCGGTTCCCACGCCGGGCGAACCCGATCCGCAGGCCAGGCGAGACCGCTGCGCCGTCGGCCTGGATCTGATCAACACCTCGATGCCCGAGTTCAAGCGCATGCATGACATGACCGTCGACCACGCGCACGAAGAGATCCAGCTGCTGGGCAACGACATCTCCGGAATGCTGTTCGAATGTAGTTACTTCCTCCCGACATTCGCACAGCACTACAAGACACACGACCAGAGCGCGTCGTACGCATACATGAAGCGCACCCTGCAGGCGCTGCAATGGCTACGCGGTGGGACCCGCTGGGTGCTCAAATCGCCACAGCATCTGGAACAGTTCCCCGCGCTGTACGCCACCTTCCCCGACGCCACCTTCGTTGTCACCCATCGGGATCCGGTCGAGGTGACGCGATCGATGGCGACCATGATCAGCTACGCAGCACGCATGGCCTGCGACAAACCCGATCCGGTCAAGATCTCGAAGTATTGGTTGGACCGGGCCGACGACCTGCTCACCGGCTGCCTGCGCGACCGCGACGTGCTGCCGGCGGCACAGTCCGTCGACGTGCGGTTCGAGGACTTCATGGCCGATGAGGACGGGACCGTCGCCGCCATCTACGAGCTCGCGGGCCAGCCGCTGGACACCCGGGCCAAAGACGCGATGACGCAGTTCTGCGTCGCGCACCCCCGCGGGCGCTACGGCGCGGTCGACTACCAGCCGGCCGATCTGGGCCTGGATGCCGACGAGGTGGCAGAGCGCCTGCGCGCCTACCGAAACCAATTCGTCGACGACTAG